Proteins encoded together in one Thalassotalea crassostreae window:
- the ftsY gene encoding signal recognition particle-docking protein FtsY, translating into MAKKKGLFSWFKKEEQHSEEVAAEQEVTDNEQLIADDNADAQKNEEISISDEATATQAVEETHADEIQQPAENVVEDIVTDTIADTTADVITEGTSEQQANIAETDSEDSDAEVEKVAEVESTDAEKPKKEGFFARLKQGLSKTRQNLGGGIFDLFSGKKIDDELFEELETQLLLADVGVDTTMKIIDSLTESATRKQLKNAETLYDLLKEELSKILNNADADAQQMEQNTPHVILMVGVNGVGKTTTIGKMAKQFQAQGKSVMLAAGDTFRAAAVEQLQVWGERNDIAVVAQHTGADSASVIFDAINSAKSKGVDVLIADTAGRLQNKAHLMEELKKVVRVMKKIDENAPHEVMLTIDAGTGQNAISQTQLFHEAVGLTGINVTKLDGTAKGGVVFALADKFNLPIRYLGVGEGIDDLRQFDGKDFIEALFERQ; encoded by the coding sequence ATGGCAAAGAAAAAAGGTCTTTTTTCCTGGTTCAAAAAGGAAGAACAGCACAGCGAAGAAGTTGCTGCGGAGCAAGAAGTTACTGACAATGAGCAGCTGATTGCCGATGATAATGCTGACGCACAAAAAAATGAAGAAATCAGTATTTCTGATGAAGCGACAGCGACACAAGCTGTTGAAGAAACTCATGCAGATGAAATTCAGCAGCCTGCAGAAAATGTAGTCGAAGACATTGTTACGGATACTATTGCGGATACTACAGCAGACGTTATTACAGAAGGGACTAGTGAGCAACAAGCAAACATAGCTGAAACTGATTCTGAAGACTCAGACGCAGAAGTGGAAAAAGTTGCTGAAGTTGAATCGACTGACGCTGAAAAGCCGAAAAAAGAAGGTTTTTTTGCACGCTTAAAACAAGGCCTAAGTAAAACACGCCAAAACCTTGGTGGTGGTATTTTCGATTTGTTCAGCGGTAAAAAGATTGATGATGAGTTATTTGAAGAACTTGAAACACAACTTTTATTAGCTGATGTCGGTGTCGATACAACGATGAAAATTATTGACTCGTTAACTGAGTCGGCAACGCGTAAACAACTTAAAAATGCTGAAACGCTTTATGATTTACTTAAAGAAGAATTAAGTAAAATACTAAACAATGCAGACGCTGATGCTCAGCAAATGGAACAAAATACGCCTCATGTTATCTTAATGGTAGGTGTAAACGGCGTAGGTAAAACTACGACCATTGGTAAAATGGCAAAACAGTTTCAGGCACAAGGTAAGTCAGTGATGCTTGCTGCCGGTGATACTTTCCGTGCTGCCGCAGTAGAACAATTACAAGTTTGGGGCGAGCGCAACGATATTGCTGTAGTCGCCCAGCATACTGGTGCCGACAGTGCCTCAGTAATTTTTGACGCAATCAATTCAGCAAAAAGTAAAGGTGTCGATGTACTTATAGCCGATACCGCTGGCCGCCTACAAAATAAAGCGCATTTAATGGAAGAACTTAAAAAAGTTGTCCGTGTAATGAAAAAAATAGATGAAAATGCGCCACATGAGGTTATGCTAACTATTGATGCGGGTACTGGTCAAAATGCCATTAGCCAAACTCAACTGTTTCATGAAGCAGTTGGGTTAACCGGCATCAATGTAACTAAACTAGATGGCACCGCTAAAGGTGGTGTGGTCTTTGCTTTAGCTGACAAATTTAATTTACCAATTCGTTATTTAGGTGTTGGTGAAGGTATCGACGACTTACGTCAATTCGATGGAAAAGACTTTATTGAGGCTCTATTTGAGAGACAGTAA
- the rsgA gene encoding ribosome small subunit-dependent GTPase A, with amino-acid sequence MTPTMHDLGWRPFFQQQLSLEELTDFNIGRVIEQHKSGAVVMNDAGQKSLFQTPNDDKVCVGDWVLFDDSLKLYRCLERQSLFRRKAPGSKVDVQLISANIDTVMIVSSLNNDFNLGRIERYLALANEAQVEAVIVLTKADLCNDVDDKVQQVQKLDPLLLVYAINALAKDEVAKLMTYCQTGKTLAFLGSSGVGKSTLLNSFLGNEVQDTGSIREDDSKGRHTTTYRALRWFEQGGLLIDTPGMRELQLSFCEQGVSDTFAEITELITQCKFSNCSHNNEPGCAILAALDNGTLEPRRFKSYQKLMREQEFNSSTLAQKRAKDKALGKMINTVQAESRHFKKGR; translated from the coding sequence ATGACACCTACCATGCATGATTTAGGTTGGCGACCTTTTTTTCAGCAGCAACTTAGCTTAGAAGAGCTAACCGATTTCAATATCGGCAGAGTGATAGAGCAGCATAAAAGTGGTGCTGTAGTAATGAACGACGCGGGCCAAAAAAGCCTTTTTCAAACACCAAATGACGATAAAGTTTGTGTCGGTGACTGGGTACTATTTGATGATTCTTTAAAATTATATCGCTGCCTAGAGCGCCAATCTCTTTTTCGACGCAAAGCACCTGGATCAAAAGTAGACGTACAACTTATCAGTGCAAACATTGATACGGTGATGATTGTCAGCTCACTAAATAATGACTTTAATCTGGGCCGAATTGAACGCTATTTAGCACTCGCCAATGAAGCTCAAGTAGAAGCAGTTATTGTGCTAACTAAAGCCGATCTTTGTAATGATGTAGATGACAAAGTGCAGCAAGTACAAAAGCTAGACCCTCTATTGCTGGTTTACGCAATTAATGCACTGGCAAAAGACGAGGTAGCTAAGCTAATGACTTATTGCCAAACAGGCAAAACATTAGCTTTCTTAGGTTCTTCTGGTGTTGGTAAATCGACATTGTTAAATAGCTTCCTAGGAAATGAAGTGCAAGATACTGGCTCAATTCGAGAAGACGATAGTAAAGGTCGACATACCACTACTTATCGAGCGTTAAGATGGTTTGAACAAGGAGGGTTACTTATAGACACCCCCGGGATGAGAGAACTACAATTAAGTTTTTGTGAGCAAGGCGTTAGTGACACGTTTGCTGAAATTACGGAGTTAATTACTCAATGTAAGTTTTCTAATTGCAGCCATAACAACGAACCCGGATGCGCTATATTAGCGGCTTTAGACAATGGTACTTTGGAGCCACGCCGTTTTAAAAGCTACCAAAAGCTTATGCGCGAACAAGAATTTAACAGTTCTACCTTAGCGCAGAAACGAGCGAAAGATAAAGCTCTGGGCAAAATGATAAATACGGTCCAAGCAGAGTCTCGCCACTTTAAAAAAGGCCGTTAG
- a CDS encoding GGDEF domain-containing protein, which yields MLNTIISSGTKFQSFDATSRIKAANIVSIITVAISAFYSLLYLFYFQDLLVGSLNLVFTLAYTLGPLIMSRNAITLAKIWFFVVLLLHLWVCTNVYLTNDSGFHLFYFLVPTGVFLLLDLNQYKEKWLLTISAIVLFFYCENSLNTAPLITLNEEVNHFLYQSVILLIMLEVIVVLTLFNKQIEKTQAILEKQASTDFLTGCFNRNYFFQQANLQLSYSKQQQRPFSVILINIDNLGFINDNHGYDAADMFLCELVGLIQTSIQDDQLMARIGGNEFVISLPENTLQEAQKLVNKLQTIVDKKTFADSNGINIDLQYRLGVATNKHEDDSLMTLLSRADSRVKQQARHSPSVVASV from the coding sequence ATGCTCAATACCATAATCAGTAGCGGCACGAAGTTTCAATCATTCGATGCAACTAGTCGTATTAAAGCGGCAAATATTGTCTCGATAATCACCGTTGCTATTTCAGCGTTTTATAGCCTGCTTTACCTATTTTACTTTCAAGACTTATTAGTTGGCAGCCTTAATTTAGTCTTTACTCTGGCTTATACCCTTGGGCCATTAATAATGTCACGCAATGCCATAACCCTGGCAAAGATCTGGTTTTTTGTTGTATTACTATTGCACCTTTGGGTATGTACTAATGTTTACCTGACCAATGACAGTGGCTTTCATTTATTCTATTTTCTAGTGCCTACTGGGGTATTTTTACTACTCGACTTAAATCAATATAAAGAGAAATGGCTGCTGACGATAAGCGCAATCGTGCTATTTTTCTATTGTGAAAATAGTCTCAATACTGCGCCGTTGATCACCTTGAACGAAGAGGTGAATCATTTTCTTTATCAATCGGTTATATTATTGATCATGTTAGAAGTTATTGTGGTCTTGACCTTGTTTAATAAACAAATTGAAAAGACCCAAGCAATATTGGAAAAACAGGCAAGCACCGATTTTTTAACAGGGTGTTTTAATCGTAATTATTTTTTTCAACAAGCGAATCTGCAATTAAGTTATAGCAAACAACAACAGCGTCCGTTTTCGGTGATATTGATCAATATAGATAACTTAGGTTTCATCAATGACAACCATGGCTATGATGCTGCTGATATGTTTTTATGTGAATTAGTCGGATTAATTCAGACTAGTATTCAAGATGATCAATTGATGGCTCGAATTGGTGGCAATGAATTTGTAATATCTCTACCTGAAAATACCCTGCAAGAGGCGCAAAAGCTGGTGAATAAATTACAAACTATCGTTGATAAGAAAACATTTGCCGACAGTAATGGCATAAATATAGATTTGCAGTATCGATTAGGCGTGGCAACAAATAAGCATGAGGACGATAGCTTAATGACGTTATTGAGCCGCGCAGATAGCCGAGTAAAGCAACAAGCTAGACACTCTCCTAGTGTCGTCGCATCTGTTTGA
- the ftsX gene encoding permease-like cell division protein FtsX, translating to MMRKSSRFSFNSLILLPVRHLQQAIGSLGDLWRTPMASLMTILVLGISLTLPATLHLFTKNAEQISSQWDSAAQISVFLKLNVNDKSAQNLVKRIQLYPEVKSVTYISADQALEEFKKLSGFGKALTYLDDNPLPATILVTPSKRFSQPMAAKSLLEKLESEREVAQGKLDLEWLTRLQSIMVLIQDIVSVLAVLLSLSVVLIIGNTIRLAILNQKDAIAVMKMVGATDGFIQRPFMYTGFWYGVFGGILAIITVSILAAYLDIAIVDLAKLYQSQFSLQGLGINEVFMLFVTSITLGLLGSYISVRQHIRDIEPSAE from the coding sequence ATGATGCGTAAATCTTCTCGATTCAGTTTTAATTCTCTGATCTTGTTACCCGTTCGTCATTTGCAGCAAGCGATTGGCAGTCTAGGAGATTTATGGCGCACACCAATGGCGTCATTAATGACCATATTAGTACTCGGTATTAGCCTTACATTGCCAGCTACGCTGCATTTGTTTACCAAAAATGCCGAGCAAATTAGTAGCCAATGGGACTCTGCAGCGCAAATCAGTGTATTTTTAAAACTCAACGTTAACGATAAAAGCGCGCAAAATTTAGTAAAGCGAATACAGCTATACCCAGAAGTAAAGTCGGTCACCTATATCAGCGCTGACCAAGCACTAGAAGAGTTTAAAAAACTGTCTGGTTTTGGTAAAGCATTAACTTATTTGGACGACAATCCTCTACCAGCGACGATATTGGTAACACCATCAAAGCGTTTCAGCCAACCTATGGCAGCGAAAAGCTTGCTTGAAAAGCTTGAGTCAGAACGAGAAGTGGCGCAAGGAAAGCTTGATTTAGAGTGGCTAACACGCTTACAAAGCATCATGGTATTGATTCAAGATATTGTTAGTGTGTTGGCCGTATTGTTAAGCCTATCGGTGGTTCTTATCATTGGTAACACCATTCGACTAGCAATATTAAATCAAAAAGACGCGATTGCGGTGATGAAAATGGTTGGTGCAACCGATGGTTTTATCCAACGACCATTCATGTATACCGGTTTTTGGTATGGTGTATTTGGTGGCATATTAGCCATTATTACGGTCAGTATTCTTGCTGCTTACTTAGATATAGCGATTGTCGATTTGGCGAAGCTGTATCAAAGCCAATTTTCGTTACAAGGCCTAGGGATAAATGAGGTGTTTATGCTGTTTGTTACCTCTATCACACTTGGTTTATTAGGTAGTTACATATCCGTTAGGCAACATATCCGCGATATCGAACCAAGCGCCGAATAG
- a CDS encoding CaiB/BaiF CoA transferase family protein produces the protein MAGPLTGVKVLDLSRILAGPWATQVLADYGAQVYKIEKPETGDDTRHWGPPYLKDKAGNNTKESAYYLSTNRGKKSISLDITKSKDRDIIIKMVKKADIIVENYKVGGLKEYGLDYQSLLAVNPEIIYCSITGFGQDGPYAKRAGYDAMIQAMGGLMSITGEPDKLPGGGPQKVGVAVADLMTGMYAVSAILAALHHKNQTGEGQHIDLALLDTQVAWLANQGSNYLISNEVPQRLGTAHPNIVPYQSVKVKGGLMFLAVGNDRQFAKCCEILGCPELAINPDYQSNEQRVANRDVLINLLEQRFLTQELDYWLEHLSAVQVPCGPINSIDKVFDNPQVKHRNMLFELDHPLAGKVPQVANPVKFSKTPIEYTCSAPMLGADNDLIKD, from the coding sequence ATGGCAGGCCCATTAACCGGTGTAAAAGTGTTAGATCTTAGCCGTATTCTTGCTGGACCGTGGGCAACGCAAGTGTTAGCCGATTACGGCGCACAAGTGTATAAAATTGAAAAGCCTGAAACTGGCGATGATACACGCCATTGGGGGCCGCCTTACTTAAAAGATAAAGCCGGCAATAACACTAAAGAGTCGGCTTATTATTTGTCGACCAATCGTGGCAAAAAATCCATATCTCTTGATATTACAAAGAGTAAAGATCGCGATATCATCATTAAAATGGTGAAAAAAGCAGACATTATCGTTGAAAACTATAAAGTTGGAGGGCTTAAGGAGTATGGCTTAGATTATCAATCTTTGCTTGCTGTTAATCCTGAAATTATCTATTGCTCAATAACGGGTTTTGGTCAAGATGGTCCTTATGCAAAACGCGCAGGATATGACGCTATGATACAGGCAATGGGTGGATTAATGAGTATCACCGGCGAACCTGATAAGTTGCCAGGTGGCGGGCCGCAAAAAGTTGGTGTGGCAGTGGCTGATTTGATGACCGGAATGTATGCGGTCTCTGCCATTCTTGCTGCATTGCATCATAAAAACCAAACTGGCGAAGGTCAGCATATCGATTTAGCCTTGCTTGACACCCAAGTGGCATGGCTCGCCAACCAAGGCAGCAATTATTTAATCTCTAACGAAGTACCACAGCGCTTAGGCACAGCGCATCCGAATATCGTTCCATACCAATCGGTAAAAGTTAAGGGTGGCCTTATGTTTTTGGCGGTAGGTAATGATCGTCAGTTTGCCAAATGTTGCGAAATACTGGGCTGTCCAGAGCTCGCTATTAACCCAGATTACCAAAGCAATGAACAACGAGTGGCTAATCGTGATGTCTTGATTAATCTTTTAGAACAACGTTTTTTAACGCAAGAATTAGATTATTGGTTAGAGCATTTATCCGCCGTTCAAGTTCCGTGTGGGCCAATTAATAGTATTGATAAGGTATTTGATAATCCACAAGTAAAGCATCGAAACATGCTGTTTGAACTAGATCACCCGCTAGCTGGAAAAGTGCCACAAGTGGCCAATCCGGTTAAATTTTCAAAAACACCAATTGAATACACCTGCTCGGCACCAATGTTAGGCGCAGACAATGACTTAATTAAAGACTAA
- a CDS encoding YjaG family protein, whose protein sequence is MSLTLPFENLSAWQQTAFSAALLERMLPNYRMFSEAADFGDFNVLRNQLNLIWQRLEQGQIKINFAVQLEKLEEVIPDVEDFDFFGVYPALDTCMALGSLLQAIQDKDDETMANVSTLSTSSVRYYLEILLASEHESEQEIIIQESDIDEHPLMAWEVASQQELFDAAAKGKANKQTCQLLKQLALSEGLSNLGIEV, encoded by the coding sequence GTGTCTTTAACACTTCCATTTGAAAACCTTTCTGCTTGGCAACAAACAGCATTTTCAGCAGCGCTACTCGAACGCATGCTACCTAATTATCGAATGTTTTCTGAAGCTGCCGATTTTGGTGACTTCAATGTTTTACGCAATCAGTTAAATTTAATCTGGCAACGATTAGAGCAAGGTCAAATTAAGATAAACTTTGCTGTGCAGCTAGAAAAACTTGAAGAAGTGATCCCTGATGTCGAAGATTTTGACTTTTTTGGCGTCTACCCCGCCCTTGATACGTGCATGGCCTTAGGCTCTTTATTGCAAGCTATTCAAGACAAAGACGATGAAACAATGGCCAATGTTAGTACCTTATCCACGTCAAGCGTACGCTACTATTTAGAAATTTTACTAGCCTCTGAACACGAATCGGAGCAAGAAATAATTATTCAAGAAAGTGATATTGACGAACACCCTTTAATGGCTTGGGAAGTTGCCAGTCAACAAGAGTTATTCGATGCCGCGGCAAAAGGTAAAGCGAATAAACAGACCTGCCAACTATTAAAACAATTAGCCTTAAGTGAAGGCTTGTCGAATTTAGGCATTGAAGTCTAA
- the ftsE gene encoding cell division ATP-binding protein FtsE, with protein sequence MIRFNAVNKTYPGGFNALKNISFELQPGEMSFLTGHSGAGKSTLLKLISVMEKPSSGQIYINGSDISRIQYRDVPYMRRNIGMIFQNHNLLKDRTVFDNVALPLVIENVGHREIRKRVEAALEKVGLSSKIKCYPHMLSGGEQQRVGIARAIVNKPPIILADEPTGNLDPKLSLDIIRLFEEFNAVGVTVLIATHDLGLIARMKYRTLTLKQGTMITDGLSHTDEDVE encoded by the coding sequence ATGATACGTTTTAATGCTGTAAACAAAACTTATCCAGGTGGATTCAACGCGCTAAAAAATATTAGCTTTGAGTTGCAACCTGGCGAGATGTCTTTTTTAACGGGTCATTCCGGCGCGGGTAAATCAACGCTGTTGAAATTAATTAGCGTAATGGAAAAGCCAAGTTCGGGTCAGATATATATTAACGGTAGCGATATTTCTCGAATTCAATATCGTGATGTACCTTATATGCGTCGTAATATAGGGATGATTTTCCAAAATCATAACCTACTAAAGGACCGCACCGTTTTTGATAATGTTGCCTTGCCTTTAGTGATTGAAAATGTCGGTCATCGCGAAATACGAAAACGTGTAGAAGCAGCATTAGAAAAAGTCGGCTTAAGTAGCAAAATCAAATGCTACCCGCACATGCTATCGGGTGGTGAACAACAGCGAGTCGGCATTGCCCGAGCTATCGTAAATAAACCACCAATCATCCTTGCCGATGAACCTACCGGTAACCTCGATCCTAAATTAAGTTTAGATATCATTCGTCTATTTGAGGAATTTAATGCGGTTGGCGTAACGGTATTAATTGCAACCCATGATTTAGGATTAATTGCGCGGATGAAATATCGTACTCTCACTCTAAAACAAGGGACGATGATCACCGACGGTTTGTCTCATACTGATGAGGACGTCGAATAA
- the rpoH gene encoding RNA polymerase sigma factor RpoH encodes MSNTMQSMALTVPQGGSIEAYVRSAHSIPILTAEKEHELATRLHEENDLSAAQELIMSHLRFVIHIAKGYSGYGLPQADLIQEGNVGLMKAVKRFNPEVGVRLVSFAVHWIKAEIHEFVLKNWRMVKIATTKAQRKLFFNLRKNKKRLGWFSQEEVNTVADTLGVSSKDVLEMENRMASSDQSFDITDSDDDSSSTQSFAPAQFLEDHSSDLSVQVENDNWDNHVNGQLAAAITMLDERSQDIIKTRWLDEDKTTLQELADKYQISAERVRQLEKTALGKLKGAIAEH; translated from the coding sequence ATGAGTAATACAATGCAATCAATGGCACTAACTGTCCCACAAGGTGGCAGCATAGAAGCATACGTGCGTTCAGCTCATAGTATTCCAATTCTTACAGCTGAAAAAGAGCATGAATTAGCAACTCGTTTACATGAAGAAAACGATTTATCTGCGGCACAAGAATTAATCATGTCGCATCTTCGCTTTGTTATTCATATTGCTAAAGGTTATTCAGGTTACGGTTTACCACAAGCCGATCTTATTCAGGAAGGTAACGTTGGTTTAATGAAAGCGGTAAAACGCTTCAACCCTGAAGTTGGTGTTCGTCTAGTATCATTTGCAGTTCATTGGATCAAAGCTGAAATTCATGAGTTTGTATTAAAAAACTGGCGTATGGTTAAAATAGCGACCACTAAAGCTCAGCGTAAATTATTCTTTAACCTAAGAAAGAACAAAAAACGTCTAGGCTGGTTTAGCCAAGAAGAAGTAAATACTGTTGCTGACACTCTAGGGGTATCGTCTAAAGACGTGCTTGAAATGGAGAATCGTATGGCAAGTAGTGACCAATCGTTTGATATTACAGATAGCGACGATGACAGCTCTTCTACTCAGAGTTTTGCTCCGGCACAGTTTTTGGAAGACCATAGCTCAGATCTGTCAGTTCAAGTTGAAAATGATAACTGGGATAATCACGTTAATGGTCAACTTGCAGCAGCAATCACTATGCTTGACGAACGTAGTCAAGACATCATAAAAACTCGCTGGTTAGATGAAGATAAAACGACATTACAAGAATTAGCAGATAAATACCAAATTTCTGCAGAACGTGTTCGCCAATTAGAGAAAACTGCCCTAGGCAAACTTAAAGGCGCAATAGCAGAGCACTAA
- a CDS encoding dodecin, with translation MSDHHTYKKLEVVGSSTTSIEDAIENAINECSKSVSNMNWFEVVETRGHIVDGKVGHYQVTLKIGFRIAGS, from the coding sequence ATGTCTGATCATCACACCTATAAAAAACTCGAAGTCGTCGGCTCTTCTACGACTAGTATCGAAGACGCCATTGAAAACGCTATCAATGAATGCTCTAAGTCGGTTAGCAATATGAATTGGTTTGAAGTGGTTGAAACCCGTGGACATATAGTCGACGGCAAAGTTGGCCATTACCAAGTGACGTTAAAAATTGGCTTTAGAATCGCCGGCAGTTAA
- the rsmD gene encoding 16S rRNA (guanine(966)-N(2))-methyltransferase RsmD codes for MAKNRNNKAQNQQTGQVRIIAGIHRGRKLPVMLAEGLRPTTDRVKETVFNWLMSHVQQANCLDCYAGSGSLGFEALSRGAKQVTFFELNKHAAKQLKENLALLKANNGLVKPGACNDLLAVEQEGFDLVFIDPPFRKGFIQSTAASLEQNQLLTDNALIYVEAESELAAIEIPDNWKLLKEKVAGQVAYRLYQRS; via the coding sequence ATGGCTAAAAATCGTAATAATAAAGCACAAAACCAGCAAACTGGGCAAGTTAGAATCATTGCTGGTATTCATCGAGGTCGCAAGTTACCGGTGATGTTGGCGGAAGGATTAAGGCCGACAACGGATCGAGTAAAAGAAACGGTTTTTAATTGGTTGATGTCACATGTGCAGCAAGCAAACTGTTTAGATTGCTATGCCGGCTCAGGAAGTTTGGGGTTTGAAGCGTTATCTCGTGGTGCCAAGCAGGTGACATTTTTCGAGTTAAACAAACACGCGGCGAAACAACTTAAGGAAAACCTAGCATTATTAAAAGCAAACAATGGCCTAGTAAAGCCTGGCGCATGTAATGACTTACTTGCCGTCGAACAAGAAGGTTTCGATTTGGTCTTTATTGATCCACCATTTCGTAAGGGCTTTATTCAATCAACCGCGGCATCATTAGAGCAAAACCAGTTGTTAACTGACAATGCGTTAATTTACGTTGAGGCGGAATCAGAATTAGCAGCGATTGAAATTCCAGACAATTGGAAATTATTAAAAGAAAAGGTTGCTGGTCAAGTCGCGTATCGTTTGTACCAACGCAGCTAA
- a CDS encoding putative bifunctional diguanylate cyclase/phosphodiesterase: MQKKSDKITKLLDKYRQTKRIQKGLLKLSELAGSVTDMACFYPNLQQIIRQYFPTDNLYIQLFTEPDSLNADHFYIDESICSKIDQQLSGDMVEFISGIEKPVLINHHQVSILEQDNNVSVRPFPKRHSQTQLVDVWLAAPLIMGNVSMGLVGVKGFINPDNSARSNLEMIHFIALHIASAIVRNRASEQLKVYSKDLEDIIFDRTKRLQRSNFNLRKQVEERRKSELKLFYEAHHDPLTKLPNRSMFSDRLEHSIKHLKRHPNHRFAVLFIDLDRFKIINDTLGHHVGDKLLVQIADRIAQCIRGNDILARLGGDEFVILLDSISSNDDAEEIATRIIEAIALPFTIEQQQLYSSASIGISICDQQYNSASEILRDADAAMYQAKSIGNGRLMFFDKSMREQLLANLNLERELRTAIKEQQFALHFQKITELHEEKAIGFEALLRWQHPQRGLLSPADFLELAEETSLILDIEDWVLKTVAKQIKLWQQDSALKHAFISVNLSGKHVWQTQSVRELSTLISNNFDRPEQLIIEFNEHAFNRHPKQSLSNLELLKKSGVRLALDDYGSGISSLNYLSKYPFELIKLDRSFVRSLCSNPKNLELAKSLSQIGDNFGFRLVAEGIESQQQLDMVVQCGCEYGQGFFISKPKSIENTSKESGANNNSAINPSGNIDHCA; encoded by the coding sequence ATGCAGAAAAAATCAGATAAAATAACGAAATTGCTGGACAAATATAGGCAAACCAAGCGCATTCAAAAAGGCTTGTTGAAACTGTCGGAACTGGCTGGCTCAGTAACCGATATGGCCTGCTTTTATCCAAATTTACAGCAAATAATCAGACAGTATTTTCCTACCGATAACCTTTATATTCAACTATTTACCGAACCAGACAGCCTTAATGCCGACCATTTTTATATTGATGAATCAATTTGTTCTAAAATAGACCAGCAACTAAGCGGTGACATGGTCGAATTTATTTCAGGTATCGAAAAGCCTGTCCTTATCAATCATCACCAAGTCAGTATATTAGAACAAGACAATAACGTCTCTGTCAGACCTTTCCCTAAACGCCACAGTCAAACTCAACTGGTTGATGTTTGGCTTGCTGCACCATTAATCATGGGCAACGTATCAATGGGTTTAGTCGGTGTTAAAGGGTTTATTAATCCAGATAACAGTGCACGCAGCAATTTGGAAATGATCCACTTTATTGCCTTACATATTGCATCAGCTATTGTCCGCAATCGCGCCAGCGAACAATTGAAGGTTTACAGTAAAGATTTAGAAGACATTATCTTCGACCGCACTAAACGCTTGCAACGCAGTAATTTTAACCTGCGAAAACAAGTTGAAGAGCGACGCAAGAGTGAGCTAAAGCTTTTTTATGAAGCCCACCACGATCCATTAACTAAACTGCCAAACCGCTCGATGTTTAGCGATCGACTAGAGCACTCGATAAAACACTTAAAACGACACCCTAATCATAGGTTTGCGGTTTTATTTATCGATCTGGATCGATTTAAAATAATCAATGATACCTTAGGACATCATGTCGGTGACAAGCTACTCGTGCAAATTGCTGACAGAATTGCACAGTGTATTCGAGGTAATGACATACTTGCTCGTTTAGGTGGCGATGAGTTTGTTATTTTACTTGATTCAATCAGCAGCAATGATGATGCCGAAGAAATAGCCACCCGTATTATTGAAGCCATTGCTCTACCCTTTACTATTGAACAACAGCAGTTGTATTCAAGTGCTAGTATTGGCATAAGTATTTGTGACCAACAATATAATAGTGCCAGTGAAATTTTACGGGACGCTGATGCGGCCATGTATCAAGCAAAATCCATTGGTAATGGTCGACTAATGTTTTTCGACAAGAGTATGCGCGAACAATTACTGGCTAACCTTAACCTAGAGCGCGAGCTTAGAACGGCTATTAAAGAACAACAGTTCGCCTTACATTTTCAGAAAATCACTGAACTACATGAAGAAAAAGCGATTGGTTTCGAAGCGCTGTTAAGGTGGCAGCACCCACAACGAGGATTATTATCTCCGGCCGATTTTCTAGAACTCGCCGAAGAAACGTCATTAATATTAGACATTGAAGATTGGGTGTTAAAGACGGTCGCTAAACAGATTAAATTGTGGCAGCAAGACAGTGCTCTTAAACATGCTTTTATAAGCGTCAATTTATCCGGAAAGCATGTTTGGCAAACACAATCAGTACGAGAATTAAGTACGCTAATTAGCAATAACTTTGACCGCCCAGAGCAGCTTATCATTGAGTTTAATGAACATGCTTTTAACCGTCACCCTAAACAGTCACTTAGTAATTTGGAGTTATTGAAAAAATCTGGCGTAAGACTTGCGCTTGACGATTATGGCTCGGGCATTTCGTCATTAAATTACCTAAGCAAATATCCGTTTGAGTTAATAAAGCTCGATCGAAGTTTTGTGCGCTCATTATGTTCAAACCCTAAGAACTTAGAGCTAGCCAAATCACTTTCGCAAATAGGTGATAATTTTGGCTTTAGACTTGTTGCCGAAGGAATTGAGTCGCAACAACAATTGGATATGGTTGTACAATGTGGTTGTGAATACGGACAAGGTTTCTTTATTAGCAAACCAAAAAGCATTGAAAATACCAGCAAAGAAAGTGGTGCAAATAATAATTCTGCAATTAACCCTAGCGGTAACATTGATCATTGTGCCTAG